The DNA window AATTTCCCGCACTGTGTTAATTTCATTTAAATGTAAATAATTAGCCAAGACAAGTACCGGCAATACTTCAAAAAACCATAAAGATTGCGGAACTATACCATTAGTTGTCTTTTTTGTCATGGTACTTGTTGGAATCTTTTTGAACAGAGAAGCAAAAAACCGCAAATTTACTGTATCTTCATGTAAATCTATGAGCAAGTTCCAGTTTACTTGTAATTAAAGATGCAGCTTTGACTTCCTCCGAATGGTTACTTGGCTAGTACTAAAAAAACTATGAACGAAAGTGGTACCAAATTTAGTGCATTTTTATACGGATTGCCAAAATCAGTGTCACTAAAAGGCGGTAGCTTCTGTGAATGAGTGGGGGTAATTAAATATTTTGCACTCAGCAGGCAAGGCATTGTAATCATTGGCGCGAACCAGGTTGCTGTCGATGAAATATCACCGGGTTGTTAATTTCGTGGGTGATATCGATAACTAGATAGCTGAGACTGGAAATTTTTTCTGTTTAAATCGGTTGCATTTGGGTTGGTTGTAAAAGTTTTACTGGCTACAAACAATTTCCCCGATATAAGCCAGGTGCATATTTGCCTTTTTTATAGCAAGGCAGCGCTCTCTTCGCGGGAGTTAGCCACCGTATATACACATTTTTGATTAAGTGGCAAAACGTTGATCGATCTCCCTTGAATTTTCTGATAAATTGGGGGACTTTGACTTGATTTCCCTCCTTTTTTCTAGCGCAGTGGCGCTCTCTTCGCACGGCTAGGAGCGCTCAAACCGGGACTGACAGGTTTAAGAATAAGAAGATGTGTGTATCCACACTAGCCCAAAAAATAGAGAACCCCAAGAGAGCTATCTCTTGAGGTTCCGGGAAATTATGGGAATTTAGCGGACATGATATGACTCAGCAGCGGGTGATGCGGGAAGTTTTTAGCGATTACTGATTACTAATTCGCTTTCCCCAACTCGGATTTGTGAATCATTCCTCAGCCTTAGCACCTAGGCGCAGGAAGACCTTACTGCGGCGAACCCCGTCATCGCTGCCATAGCTGCTAAAGGCAAGCGAATTTAGCTCGTTAAATAACGGTTTCGCTACCAGTTCCACCACTTTGACAATGGGCAGCTGACGCTCTAAGAACGCCTGACTAGATGCCCAGTCTAGATACAAATAGCCGTTATTTGGCTGGGGTAAAGAGGTGATGTTTGCCTGGAAGCGATCGCTTTTGACGAGAGAATTATCAGGAGCCTTAATCGCTTGATTCATTGCTTCGATCGAAGTGGTGAAAATCTCGTACTTGCCGACACTGGCATGAACTCCTTTCACCTGTGCTTCTAACTTGACGGGATCTTGGTCGTCACCCTGATTCTTCTCGGCGGTGGTTGTGAGTTTTGTCCAGGCAGAGATCGGTTGATTCTCCAAGGTAAATGAGCTAACGCTCAACCCTTGCTGTTTGGCAGAAGCGTCTAGACGATCGATTGCCGCTTCTGCTTTTGTCGTTTCTGATTTCTCGGCGACAAAAATCCAATCTGAATCTTTGCGGTCGGGACGAGGTAGCATTCCCAAAGCGTACTCGCCTTGCACCCAACTAAAGATATCTTGCTTTAGATCAATGCCCCAACGAGCTTGGAGATTCGCGATGGGTTGATTGATGAGTTGAGCAAGGCTATCATCGCTATCTAATCCAGAAGTGAGTTGAGTCCACAGTTGCTCTAAGTTACTACCAGAAGCTGCGATCGCTATTTTCTCTGGTAGATACTGCAACGCTCCGACTGGTTGAGATAGGGTAGGAGTTGCCGGGGGGATTTCCTGTCCGGTAGCCGCCAATAAAGCGGTTTCTGCCAGCAATCCTTGAGTTTTTGGCGAGATGGCGATCGCTAAACTCTCATAGGTTGGGTCAATTTCCATCTGTGAATTGTTCCCCAGAAACATCGCCAACGCGGGTAGATTCACATAAGTCAGACCAATTTTCGGCTGAGAGATGGTGTCGATTGCCCGCTGATAAGAAGTTGAATCGCTGAGGCTAAGATTGGGCGCTTGCACATTATTGATGGCTTCTTTCAGCACCCTAGGGTTATTGGCAAACAACACAAAGCGATCGCCAACAACTGCGGTAGCAACCGAGTTTTGAGCTGAGGCGCGGTTTATTGCGTCTTTTTGCAATGCCGATCTATCACGGTTGTAAAAGCCTTTATTGACCGCGTCTTGAGGTTTGACGAGTGAATCCTGATTCTTATAAATCAGCTTGACACCTTTATAAGTTTCAAAGACTAAATCTGTCTCGACATTTGCTTGCTTCTGCCAGAACAAATCCACAAACTCGCGGCTGCGTTGCGGGTTTTTGGTGGTGACAGCCAGTAGCAGCCCGCGCTGCTCTCCATTGTCACGGGTGCGATCGAAATCTAAGCTGGTGAGAGCCAGCGTGATTTCATCCCCCAGCCAGGGTTGGATATCTCGGCGATAGTCCAGATCGGTGTTCGCGAGTAAGCTTTGTTTAAATTGGTTGAGTTCTGCACGCGATCGCTTGCGGTTCGCGGGAAGCGCTACAGCCTGCCGCAACCCTTCCAGCCGATCTGGATTCACAAGCAATGACACCATTACGGGTGCCTGTTTTGGCACAAATATGGTGGCAGTTGGGTTCGTCACCTCCCCACCCCCTAAAAGGGCGAGGGGGCTGTTTGCCCTTAGCCAGTAAAAGCCACCGGCACCAATTAACAGCAGCACTAAAACGCCAGCTGCTAGAACGTAGAAAAACGAGCGTCGCTTCATGGTGAAATGTAGACCTTGGGTGAGCGCGATTCAGCTAAGAACACTAATCCCGATGCCAGAACCTATTATTTCAGCTCATCGGACTGCCAACTATTAAAATCTTAGTTAATCTCAAGCGTTGCACAACCTCATGTCTGCTCAATCTTTTAGCCAAGATATTCCCCAGATTAGCGTAGAAGAACTTGCCAGCCGTCTTGCCGATTCCCCTGAGAGTCTGCAATTGGTGGATGTGCGAGAACCACGGGAAATCGCGATCGCAAGCATTGAAGGTTTTGAAAACCTCCCCTTGTCGGAATTTGCCGACTGGGCTGACCAAATCCATACCCGGTTCGATCCGCACACCGAGACGCTGGTTCTCTGTCATCATGGCATTCGTTCGGCGCAGATGTGTCAGTGGCTACAAATGCAAGGCTTCACCAATGTCAAAAATATTGCTGGTGGCATCGATGCCTACTCAATCCGCGTCGATCCGACAATTTCCCAATACTAATGGGTTTCCCCGCACAGAACTATCTTGAAGCTGGAAACTCTCCCCCAACCCCTCTCCTGCAAGAAGAGGGAAGAAATTCTCCTTCTTCCCTACCAAGGAAAAAGGCTGGGGTTATATTTTTTAACTAAATACGGTTTGTCGATATTGTTTTAATTTTTACTAGCGAAATAAGCATTTAGAGGGTTTTGGCTGACAAACTTCGATGCAGTCGAGTAGACTACAGACAATCCTGATAGAGACTGTGGACTTTAGAGTTACGGG is part of the Coleofasciculus sp. FACHB-1120 genome and encodes:
- a CDS encoding DUF3352 domain-containing protein translates to MKRRSFFYVLAAGVLVLLLIGAGGFYWLRANSPLALLGGGEVTNPTATIFVPKQAPVMVSLLVNPDRLEGLRQAVALPANRKRSRAELNQFKQSLLANTDLDYRRDIQPWLGDEITLALTSLDFDRTRDNGEQRGLLLAVTTKNPQRSREFVDLFWQKQANVETDLVFETYKGVKLIYKNQDSLVKPQDAVNKGFYNRDRSALQKDAINRASAQNSVATAVVGDRFVLFANNPRVLKEAINNVQAPNLSLSDSTSYQRAIDTISQPKIGLTYVNLPALAMFLGNNSQMEIDPTYESLAIAISPKTQGLLAETALLAATGQEIPPATPTLSQPVGALQYLPEKIAIAASGSNLEQLWTQLTSGLDSDDSLAQLINQPIANLQARWGIDLKQDIFSWVQGEYALGMLPRPDRKDSDWIFVAEKSETTKAEAAIDRLDASAKQQGLSVSSFTLENQPISAWTKLTTTAEKNQGDDQDPVKLEAQVKGVHASVGKYEIFTTSIEAMNQAIKAPDNSLVKSDRFQANITSLPQPNNGYLYLDWASSQAFLERQLPIVKVVELVAKPLFNELNSLAFSSYGSDDGVRRSKVFLRLGAKAEE
- a CDS encoding rhodanese-like domain-containing protein, whose translation is MSAQSFSQDIPQISVEELASRLADSPESLQLVDVREPREIAIASIEGFENLPLSEFADWADQIHTRFDPHTETLVLCHHGIRSAQMCQWLQMQGFTNVKNIAGGIDAYSIRVDPTISQY